The genomic window TTGTTAACAGATGTGGCGAACAAGTAACAAAAATAGTAGTAACTGGAAAATATATCTAAGATAGTCTAAAACAAAAGGCTCCCTCAAGTCCATTGACCACAACCCACTCCCATAAACACGCACTGACCAACCCATCATCTACTCCTCGTCACCACCATTGGGAGCAGGGGCCGGTGCGGCCGGGGCCTTGGCGCCAGCTCCCGCCCCTCTGTTGCCCTTTCCTTTGCCCTGGGCTCCCTTGCCTTTACCTTGACCTCCGCGCTGACCCCCCTGCTGGCCCCCACGCTGGGCACCTGGCTGAGCTCCGGGCTGAGCTGCCCGGGGGGCTGCcggctcctcatcctcgtcgttgccctGCTGGCCAGCGCGTTGGCCTCCCTGTTGACCTGCCTTGCCCTTACCGCGGGCTCCCTTTCCCTTTCCCTGGCCGCCCTGCTGGCCTCCGCGAGGGGCTCCTGGCTGGCCTGCACGCTGGACTATCTCCTTGTCTCCTAGCGGGGCCGGTTGCGGAATTCCCTCTGGCCGAGCTCCCTCAGGACGTGCTCCCTCAGGACGTCCTCCCTCTGGGCGTGGGATTCCCTCTGGGCGAGGAATAGGTGCTCCCTCTGGGCGAGGAGCTCCCTCAGGACGTGCTCCCTCTGGGCGAGGAGCTCCTTCAGGACGGGGTGCTCCCTCCGGTCGAGGAATAGGTGCTCCCTCTGGGCGAGGAACTCCCTCAGGACGGGGTGCTCCCTCAGGGCGAGGTGCCCCTCCCGGGCGCGGGAAATCCTCCTGAGCTCCCTTGCCCTTACCCTGCCCCTTACCCTGTCCCCTCTTTCCTTTACCCTCACCACCCTTTCCTTTGCCTTCAGCGCCCTTTCCCTTGCCCCTACCACCCTCGACCGGGGGCACGGGGGCAGCGCCGGGCGCAGCAGGGTCCTGACGGCGAACGAGTTGTTgctcggccagctcggccCGGGCGGCGAGGCCGTAGGATGATGCGCTGGTCAGGCTgcgtgccgccgccgggagGGCAGCGGCCAGGAGGAGCGATGTGATTGTTGGAAGATGCATTATCACAGGTTTGCTTTAGGGTTTGCGCGGTATTTTGGGTCGCTGGCTGTTGTTGAACGGTTGGGAGTTGTGAAAATAGTGTCTTGTCAAGTCCGGTATGTGTTGTTTCCTCGGAGAAGGGTCCCTGAGTTCTCAAGATTGCTGTGTctgaattaaaaaaaaagaaatacggATGAGATCTTGGCAGGTCCAGGGCTATATATAACAAGTGCATCTACTGTTGGACTGGGCTGATCTACGAACCGCGGCTAATGCTTGCCAAGAACACCCAAAGGCGGCTCCGCAAACCCGATCGAGTTTTGGCACTTTACGACCACAAAGATTAGTCGAGAGAGATTTCCCAGCAAGGGTTGCCCACGGGCTCCGGACACGCGTGCAGGGCGTCTGTCGCTGTTACACGAGGGTTCGGTGAACTTGCGACGAAACAAACCACGCGTTTTGTCTTACGGGGTTTCTGTTCATTGTGCATGGCATTCTCGGAGGATGCTTTCTGGGACAATGTTGGTTAAGCCGGAACGCCCGATCCCGCAAACAGCAGGAAGGGCGAGGACAAGAATAACTACTTGCATCAGTGAATCAAAAGATGCAATGGGACGAACCACGGACCGAGCACTGGGCATCTTCTGACGTTTGGGACCAGTTTATGCCGCGAATCGGATTGCGTGTCTTGGCGATCAGGGTCCAAGCGATTGGTCCAGATGACCTCATATCGTTCACGCCGCTAGCCAAAAAAGCTCCCCTGCGTCGGTCTTGTGCAATATGCAAGCTTTCTTGACCGTAATTGGGTGAGAAAAAATTGTCTTCAACCTCAGTTTCGACTTTGGCCACGTTGGAAGTGGTCAGGACTTCCCCAACCCGCACTGCGCGTTTAGGATCGGATTTTTTCTCGTGACGCCTCCAACGTATTTTTGACCAGAGAACCTGAACTAATAGTTGCGCAACAATTTGGGTAGCAAATCAGGTCCAATCCAAAGAATCCGAGCTTGTAAATTAGAGGCCAGTGATACCTTGGAATGCATTGGAATAATAGACCTAGACTAACCTAGTTGTCGCGACCAGCGCAGTTAGAAAGGCAGCTCAGGTATAGCTCAAGGTTAAGTAGTACTTGGTTTGTTTTATCGATGCGAGATTCAGATTCATGCTGAGATTGAATCCCAACTATTGCTGCTAGGCCTGCCATTCTCTCATCCAAACATAGCAGGCGGGCGTGCATTGTACCAAATAATGGATGGCGTCCATCAGCTGACgcgcaagaaaagaaaacaagtctCTTGCATTCTCAAACTAGCCGGCTCTTTTCAAACTGAATTTCTAAGCAAGGTGAAAATGCAGCCTAATCTTAAGGCTACCGATGACTTTGGGCAGCCCGTTCCCTATTAACAATACTGTGTATGTTGCCTTTGTTCTTTCAGCCAGGAGATCCAACATAAATCACTCCCAAACCCCCGAAAATGCAACCATAATATCTCCTGGGCATCATCACACGTGACAATGACCAGACTAACGATGCTGTTCAAGACTCCACAATTCTACAGGTTGAGCTTCGTCCAGGGCAGACTCTAATTTTGCAGTCGCTAGACGGAATTGCCACCAACATAATCACCGCCGAGGCAAACATGTCAAGGTCAGAAATTAATAGCATGGCCCTCGCCTATAAAAAGCACGGGTTGGTTCTAATTGTGATTGTCTCCGTCGAACTTCATGGATGCTGTACGGTCGGCTTATCCGACCTAAATATATTGCCCTGCTAATAATAGCAATCATTATTCAGCCCACTTGCACGGAGATTTTTGAGCAGCATTAAAATAGCGCCGGCATAATGAAGTAAAGAGAAATCATCTGGAGAGAGAAAATAATCCCTGTTTTGAAGAAAGGGTGGAGAAGGATTGGTAGACTTCTGCCATGGGGAAAATGCAATCATATCGAATATATAAACAACAATGAGGTACAAGAACATTTTATCTGATTGATTCTCGAAGCATCTTCACTTTGTTCATTTCGTCCAAACCATCATACTTTTGCGTATCTTAATCAAAACCTCACAATGAAATTCAATCTTCTTTTCACTATATCAACGGCCCTTGCTGGGTTTCCAGCCGGCATATTGGCGAACAATCCCGACTCAAACGATTCCGACTGCCACATATGGATCAAGGATAACTCCGATATTGTAGTTGGGTATAGCAAAGCCGTGACGGGCCAGACAGCCGTCGTCGAAATCAGCCAAGGCCCTCACAAGAAGGAACAATTCAAGTTCGCAACCGCAGCGGATCAAACTAATAAGAAAGATTGCACCGCTGGATTGGCCGGCGAGCGTAGTTTCCCTGCCGGTTGGAGGATCAAGACTTTCAAGACAGAGCCATGGGTGACATTGACGCGCAACTACCAGCCCATAGCGTTCAAGGGCTACAATCGAGATCCCCAAACACAGTCTGGGTCGCTCAAGTTCTTTGAGATTCCGTATGGAGAAATGAAATCTGGCAAAGATTGGTATGTGCCGCTCGGCCCAACTCGGGAAAGCCAGAGGTACCGTATCAAGGGCAAGGCTCCAATGCCAAACGCTTGACCCTATGCCAGCAACGTCGCACAGACGGAAAAGGCGTCGAGTGTAAAACAACCAGCGATACAAGAGCGAGATGAGCAACAAATTTAGGCAGGACGCACTCCATTCCTGGACTTAGACCTAGTTTCCGCCAATGTTACTACGGACTACGGAGATGAGAGGCAATTCAGCCAGACCCGAAGAGCAGgttgggctggctgggatggGTTCAACGCAGAGAGGAAAAAGGGTGGCGCGGCTGACAAAAAGCGCAAATGGTTTCACTGCGCCTCAAGAACTAGAACAAAGCTATTTGCTGTGGATAGGAATCGTATAATCGCTGTGATCGGTAAAATTAATATAACAAAATAACggtgtttctttttatttttttgtttatgaACAGAAAATACTGGAATTTAGTCTATGTAATGGATTTTACTttgtaacgttgggctccacatctccgacccccctaaagtccggcccctaaaaatatctactcagccacatcaaccctttgttttattttataaatatctagacgaatttttcactttagaacttgatttttgaagattcttgctccaaactttccaatgaaacagtacactgaaaatcagcttcttgctgccatttctgacataagaaatggcaaatcagttcacaaaacctcgcaaaaatggggtattcctcggagtacccttcacgatcgtttaaagggggcccagtcaattcaacaagcgaaaagattttgtcaaaggctttcacaggagcaggaaacctatttggcagattgggtacttgcgcaggccgcgttaggccttccgccaacgcatcaagaactacgctattttgcggaacgaattcttcaggccgccggagaaagaaaaagccttgggaaacattgggttagccgttttatagcccgatatccaattttgaaaacccaaagaccccggcgaatagaaaatgcccgggttaatggggctacaaccgaggtaattaaatcttggtggtcctatttgaaaaatcccgttgtcgatactataaaaccggccaaccgttggaatatggacgaaacaggtataatggaaggcaaaggatctaatggcctggtgttagggcgtaataaaatccggccattacagcgaaaagagcctggaacgcggggttggacgagcataatcgaatgtgtatcagctacgggggctgttatacctcccctcgttatatttaaggggaaaaacgtacagcaacaatggtttccagctgatttaagtcctttcgatacctggcaatttcatgcaaccgaaaacgggtggacaaataatgaaacaggtatcgaatggttaaaaaaggtgtttattccgtatacccaacctttaacccctgaaaagcggttattagttctggatggccatggatcacatataacggacgaatttatgcttctttgcttgcaaaacaatattcaactcctatatttaccccctcattcgtcacacgttcttcaaccgttggatttatcggtttttgggccgttaaaggaagcttatcgacgtcacctgggatttgtaaaccagttttgctgttcaacggttgttgggaaacgaaactttctactttgctatcgaaaagccagatcaaaagcatttatagcaaaaaccattcaatctggttggcgtacgacggggttatggccggtgaacttggcaaaaccacttttaaacccttttttattagaaaatagcaacgccaacgtcgaaaaaggtaaaaataacggcttccaaagggataaaacaccggaaaatccaacccaaaaaattaacgaccagtctttacttatttggaaaacccctaaaacgacccgagatattcgacttcaactacaggaaatttcccggtccgaaaaaagtaacgccacttcacggcttttgtttgcaaaagtccaaaaaagcttcgaaaccaaggatatcttattggctgaagctcagcaaaaaatcagtttgttaaaagcaaaattggaggcggtacggccggtcaaaaggaaaagggtgattccggatcccaacgagcttttggtcagcaaaaaaaacgtttatgaagcacaggaaaataatagggactgtttagaagctttgaacgatggagaagaggttagcgaaccgggagagcctgacaatgattgtattattgtgcgttgataggtttacatttaaatcggtttataaaaggggtatttcgtcgttacatttttcaagggggccggactttaggggggtcggagatgtggagcccaacgttatctACTATATCGTTATTCGAAATTTAAAACATAAAAACGGCAAACATATTCTATATTTAATTTGTTTTACAATTATAAGTACTGTAAACATGGAGACTATACCACTAAACACGGCTGCTCGGTTTTATATATACACGGCGACCTTTGAGCATTGATCGTGGATAATGCACCACCAGAGGCCGGGATGGTTGAAAGGGTGCACTTTTGAATTTACCACTCGCCCTACCACCGGTGCCATCCCCTTCAAGACTGCTTGTTCGGGAAAACGGGGCTGTAACTATTGATGGGCTTACTGTGAGTCTTGCCTGAACCAAGGCCTTGCCAAACAGTCCGATATCGTTCAGCCATTGGACTTCCGATCCCGACGCTGTAATATTGATAGACATCTCCAAAGTTCCAGGAGGTATCCCAAAAGATGATGTTTTATCGCGCTTGTATCCTCTGATAAATATTCTATTtgtgtttcctttctttcaTTCCCATTCTAGCTTTCCGGGCCCCTCAGAAAGCATGCATACTTTGTGCAATAatggaaaaagaagagtTGGCTAGACTTCACGACAGATGGAAAAGCTTGCCTTCATCCCATTCGGCAGTTTGCCAAGAGGAGAGAATGCATCCGGACTGCATACAAGCAGCTGTTATTAGCCAAATATCAGAGGGATACGGGTGCTGAAATCGATCGTAATGCTTGGGAGTTTGTGCAGGCTGTAACCCTTCCACTGTCAGCCAGGTGCCTGGATGATAGGAGTCCCGGGGGAAAAACTGCCCACACTTTATCGACAAAAGACCAAGAAAAGGAAGTTCACGGTCGTACCCGCCGACCTGGAAATGATAAAAGCTACAAATAGCAATCGATCAAGTGGGAGCATCCTAATCAATCTTCGATTCCGCTGCAAATCGCATTTTTGACTCCAGGCTTGAACAAATTCTCGAGTGGCATTGTAGTATTCTGCTAATGAGGAGAGAAGTCACACGCTAAAGATAAATACAACGCTAGCAAGAAAGTGCCGGAACCCCGAACACAGagacaaggaaaagaagcTGTACACGAGTAGAGAGAAACCTCCCATGGTGGTCCCCATGGGGATCAGATATACATGGCCTGATGATCACCCTGTTCATTTTGGCCGGTGAAGCGTTCAATCTCCATCAGGCTCTCGCGCGTAACCGACGGCCTCGTCCTCTCGAGCGCCTTTTTAAAGTGCTCCAACGTTATGACCCTCTTCTGGGACCCCCCGGCGGCGTCTTCTTCTCCCTCGCCATCCTTCTTCCTCCTCTCGGCCATGAGCTCCTTGTGTGCAACCATCGCGGCCTGCACGCACAGCGTCCGGATGTCGGACCCCGAGAAGCCCTTGGTCATCCGGTCGCTCGCCACCTCCTCCAGGTCCAGCGCCGCGTCGAGCTTCTCGTCCTTGAGATAGATGTCCAAGATGGCCCGGCGGCCGGCAGCCGTGGGCATGCCAATGTGCAACGAGTGGGGCAGCCGGCGGcacacggcgtcgtcgatgtCGCCAGGGCGGTTGGTAGCCACCATGAGGAAGGGGGCCTTCTTGCGGCTGACCAGCCCGTCCATCTCCATCAGGAACTGGCTCATGGCCTTGCGCTGCCAGTCGTGGTCCAGGCCGCTGCGCTTGCCAAAGACCGAGTCGCCCTCGTCCAGGAAAATGACGCACGGCGCAAGCTTGACGCCGAGGGAGAATAGGGCCTTGATTCGCTTCTCGGTCTCGCCGACCCACATGTTTTGGATATCTGCCGGCGTTGCCACGATTAGATTTGTGCCGGCAGACGCGGCCACAACACGTGCCAAATGTGTCTTGCCAGTGCCTGGAGGACCGTAGAGGATAGCGCCATTAACTGCTTCCTTGGCGAGAATTCCATAGGGCTTGGTTTGACGAAGGTCGAGAAGTTGTTTTAGACTGTCGATGAGGCTCTGATCCATGTGAATGTCTTGGGCATCCGAAGATACGGCGTCTGTTGAGGGAACAAGACTTGTTAGCAAGATTCGCCGGTACATATAATCTCAATCAAACTTGCCCTCAAGGCTGCATTTGAGTGGCAAGGGCTCCTTCAACTTACCAGTGTCCACCACACACTCAAAGTACTCCTTCTCTGCGTCGGAGCAGCTTGCAGTGATGCTCTCCAGGAGTGGCTTAACCTTGGACTTTTTGGTAGGGCCACCAACTTGAACCGCACATTCTTCGCTGTCGCCCTCTTCGTTGACATATTCATCGTCGTCCGCATCGTTCATCTTGTCAAAGATTGCTTTGTTCCTCATCACCCGCTGCATGACGTCAAAGATATCGGAGGGAGCCACGGCACCGGTCTTGACAGCCCGTGCCGAAACCTGCCTGACGACGCGTTCGGACAACTTATCATCCCAATTCGCGAGCATCTGTCTGCGCTCCTCGTCTTCAACCTCGTTGACAACCTGTTCACCCGACGGCGGACCAGAAGGGTATAGAGCAGCAGTGCTCACCGATGGGTGATGGTCCAACGTGACGCGCACCGAACGGCGCAACACTCGCCACTTGTTTTTGGGCTTTGCCCGCGCGCTGTTTTGCTTCAGAGCCTCAGCGGCACGGCGTGTATTGCGCGGGGCGAGGTTGACAATGCAGCTCTCATAAATCTCGAGCCCATCCCAGACTTTGCTGATGCCGTCGGTGGGTTTGTTGTCTGCAGTGCTGTTGGAAACCGCTGTCCCGATGAGAATAATGGGGCGCCCTTCATCTCGTCGAGCATCATTAATGCCGTTTGCCAGGCGCTGAAGCGGGGTCATTTTACCCAGGCAATCGACACCACGGAAGACAATAATGAGGGGTCTGTGTTTCGTCGAAGATTTCGCATCCTTTGCAGGCTCTGATGAATTGGCGCCATTCTCTGTCTGGACCTGGCCGTTTGGTGATTTCGCTTCGGAGTTTTGTGTTTGGGCCTTGTTGTTGTTAGACGTCGCGTCTGGTGTCGATGCGCGCGCGAATGCTTCGGCGATGGCCGCTTGCAGGATCAAGGTCGCCGAGTCAAATGCGTCCTTGACTCCCTTCTGTAATATTTCTACAGCCACTGCGTTTGCCTCCAGGGGCTGCTTAACTCCATTGGCGACTGAACTTGCTTCAGGCGTTTTGGCAGGGGTGCTATTCGCCGTTGATGCATTCCCATTCGATCCCCCAGATTTTGACATGGACTCTCTCTTGGCCTCCGCCGCATTTAGGATGCATGTAACTCCTTTCTTGGATTTCTCCTCCGGAGTGCTGTATCCGAAAAATGCGCCTACAAGACGGGTGATGCTCGTCAGCTCCATGGGCGACACATTTCGAACCTCGTCTGAGTCCTTCCAGAAATGGTGACATAGGTCCTCAAGATCCTCGAGATCGATTGTGATCATATCTGCCTTGGTATCTCGTCCCAGCTGATGCATGACCTCGTCGAGGAACCCGAGTGAGCCGTCTTTTGGGGATTGGAAAAGAAATGTCGACGTCGTCACCCAGTCCCTTGGAGGGACGACCTTTGTGCCGTCCGCTTTTTCCTTGATCGTGAGAGGTTGTAACGGTGTGGTTATCAGATCGAGTGCCTCCTCATACAGCTCTCGATGCAGTTGGAAAGTTGGCTTGGCTGGTTGAGATGGGCTGTGGTCCGGCTTTGCCTCCGATGTTGGCACCTGGCTGGCTTCGGCCTCTCCCTCCCCGGTCTTATGAGCGCACGTGCAAGTATTCTCCTGCGGCTGGATGCCTTTGGAGTTTTTGGGGGGTTCAACAGCAGTGGCCTGGTCAGATGCAGCGTCATTAGATGTGCTGATGGTTTTCTGGTCACCATCGCTGCTCGCATTGTTTGCAATTGTTTGCTTGACCTTAGTGTCATCTTTCGTAGGTGGCTTGATTCCTACCAATTCGAGAGAGGATGGCTGCTTGATCAAATCTTCATAAAACACAACGTTGTTACCCAAGAACCACTCTGGCAGCTTCAAATCGGCTACTGGCTCGGTTGGCTTTGCTTCCTCGGTAGTAGCAGGCTCCGTTTTCGTGGCTTCTTCTGCCTTTGGTGTCTCCGTGGTGGTTGCCTCAGCAGTTGTTGGCGTCACATCCTCGGAGGTTTCGGTGGACTCTTTCACGACCGCTGGCTGCTCGGCAGTTCCGGCAGCAGTTGGCTTGTCAGAACTTTGGTCCTGTTCCGAAGTTTTGGATGTGCCATCTGAAGCAGTCTCGCCCGTCTTGGATGGATCCTCCTCGAGTATCTCGTTTGTAATGCCGACTCCTTCTGTTGGGATTTGGGCAGCGGGCTTGGACTGGTCGACCGGTTTCGTCTGACCCCCACCCGATAAAGTGCCATCCCCCTCCGAAGCCTTTGGGCTCTCCTTGGCCACTTCTTCAGCGACTGCAACTGCCGCCTCTTTGGCGGAAGCTTCCTGGGGTCCTGGGGTTTGACTCTCGGGGGTTTGATCTGCAGCTGGAGCAATCTGAATTGAGGTTGCTGAAGACTTGACAGATGCTGCCTGTTCATCggccttttccttctttgcACAGCAGTCACATTGTGTTTGGGGAGAAGGACCTTCTATGGAAGCCTCTGCATTCTTTGGATCGGGCTTGGCAATAGCTTCGTCGTCGCTAGCCTTTGAGGTGCCAGCTGTCGGCGCCCGAAAGACTTCACTAGGTCGACCATCGTCCTCGGGCACCAGCACTGGGGGATCAGGCACCGCAGCATTTTTGGGCGTTGATTCCAACCGCAGCGGGCCGTCATTTGTCGTAGCATCCTGGTTTGTTGATGAAGCCAATACAGAGCCGGCAATGAGGCATAATAGAGAAATGAGGTTGGCTTGATTCTGGGCGAGCGCTGTCGCTTGTTCCTGAGATGTTGCCTGATTGCGGGGCTGAGCCGCGAGCGACCTCTCCATGACTGCTGGATCAAACCAGAGCTTCTTGATCGTTGTCGAGGGAGTAGCGACAAACGAGTTGGCAGGCCGTGGGCTCTCAGGGGAACTAGGCTCGGGCGTTAAATCGCCGTTGGTTAATGTGCAACTGCTGACCTCGGACGCCATTTATCACCAAGATCGCGGGGAACGAGGAGAGCACACGTAAGAAATGCCAGTGATTGTTCAATTCAGGTAAAATCACGAGATCAGCGGGGGATCACGAAGTCTGGGAACAGATGTAACGATGGGGGGAAATTGACGAAAAGTAAAGATGAAACCAAAATGTTGATAAAATGTTGAATAAAAACCACCAAATACACGACGCATAAACTTGCGAGGGCGTTGTGCGAAGAATGTCAATTTATAAAACAAGCCGGTTCAAACTCCTGTACAATCCCCAGTCATCTCCAAAATCGACCAGCCGCTTCGTTCTGGTCGGGAAAGGTAAGGCCAAAAAGTGACGGCGCTTGCTGTCAGGCGACACAAAATGGCCAAGCGCCGGCCTGCCCCAGGCGGAGCCCCCTTTGCTGCCTGGAACCAGCGTAGCGTGGCAATGGCAGCATGGACAGGCCAAGAACCAGGTAAGGCTGTGGCGGAGAGCCTGCAGGTCTGTAGGATGAGGGAATGAGTCAAAATGCGCGCAGAGGAGCCGCCCTCAGCTCCATTTGCTAGTTATGGTTGCAGTAGCTGCTGTCAAGGGCGATGGATGGTtaattttgcttttgctttcttttcaACAGGGCGAAGGAAAAACAGGAACAAAAATGCACTGCCGCAACGCGAATCCGTTGGCTGTCGCAGTGCGGCCTCACCCCGCGTCCATGCAATCAATCAAGAAACCCGTTCCCTCCCGGGGTTCTAATGCAAGTCGAATGGCTAGGCGAAAAAAGGCAGCTTCAGGGAGGTCGAATGCACTTTGTTTATTGATCAGAAACGCATGTGGTATCACAGATGTGAGGCGGTCTTATCTCTATGGTAATGGTGAACTCTGTGTTCGTGATGCTGTCGTATTGGTGACTTTTCCGAGCATAGCGTTCTTCTactctcttcttcttgtttcttcgtttggatttctttttccttt from Pyricularia oryzae 70-15 chromosome 4, whole genome shotgun sequence includes these protein-coding regions:
- a CDS encoding ATPase family AAA domain-containing protein 1, which gives rise to MASEVSSCTLTNGDLTPEPSSPESPRPANSFVATPSTTIKKLWFDPAVMERSLAAQPRNQATSQEQATALAQNQANLISLLCLIAGSVLASSTNQDATTNDGPLRLESTPKNAAVPDPPVLVPEDDGRPSEVFRAPTAGTSKASDDEAIAKPDPKNAEASIEGPSPQTQCDCCAKKEKADEQAASVKSSATSIQIAPAADQTPESQTPGPQEASAKEAAVAVAEEVAKESPKASEGDGTLSGGGQTKPVDQSKPAAQIPTEGVGITNEILEEDPSKTGETASDGTSKTSEQDQSSDKPTAAGTAEQPAVVKESTETSEDVTPTTAEATTTETPKAEEATKTEPATTEEAKPTEPVADLKLPEWFLGNNVVFYEDLIKQPSSLELVGIKPPTKDDTKVKQTIANNASSDGDQKTISTSNDAASDQATAVEPPKNSKGIQPQENTCTCAHKTGEGEAEASQVPTSEAKPDHSPSQPAKPTFQLHRELYEEALDLITTPLQPLTIKEKADGTKVVPPRDWVTTSTFLFQSPKDGSLGFLDEVMHQLGRDTKADMITIDLEDLEDLCHHFWKDSDEVRNVSPMELTSITRLVGAFFGYSTPEEKSKKGVTCILNAAEAKRESMSKSGGSNGNASTANSTPAKTPEASSVANGVKQPLEANAVAVEILQKGVKDAFDSATLILQAAIAEAFARASTPDATSNNNKAQTQNSEAKSPNGQVQTENGANSSEPAKDAKSSTKHRPLIIVFRGVDCLGKMTPLQRLANGINDARRDEGRPIILIGTAVSNSTADNKPTDGISKVWDGLEIYESCIVNLAPRNTRRAAEALKQNSARAKPKNKWRVLRRSVRVTLDHHPSVSTAALYPSGPPSGEQVVNEVEDEERRQMLANWDDKLSERVVRQVSARAVKTGAVAPSDIFDVMQRVMRNKAIFDKMNDADDDEYVNEEGDSEECAVQVGGPTKKSKVKPLLESITASCSDAEKEYFECVVDTDAVSSDAQDIHMDQSLIDSLKQLLDLRQTKPYGILAKEAVNGAILYGPPGTGKTHLARVVAASAGTNLIVATPADIQNMWVGETEKRIKALFSLGVKLAPCVIFLDEGDSVFGKRSGLDHDWQRKAMSQFLMEMDGLVSRKKAPFLMVATNRPGDIDDAVCRRLPHSLHIGMPTAAGRRAILDIYLKDEKLDAALDLEEVASDRMTKGFSGSDIRTLCVQAAMVAHKELMAERRKKDGEGEEDAAGGSQKRVITLEHFKKALERTRPSVTRESLMEIERFTGQNEQGDHQAMYI